The sequence TAGGAAAATTCCTGATTCGATGTACCCATATGTGCATATATGTGTACGTACATATCGTAATCGTAACAGACGCTATTGCAACTTTGTACATATTGTGATaacgaaataataatataataatgcaACCTCACCGCGAGACGTTAATGTTGCAGATGGAATTAGTATCCCACCATGCTAATCACAGTTTCGAATATCATTTTCGAAAGATTAAGTATGTATGTATCTCGGTAATAAACGCACGAAGGCCGGTTATATAACGAAGGATATACAAAAATCATCTCGCGTATGACAGAAACATTGTCGTCTTAAAAACATTGTTCTCTCTCAGTTGTTTCTCTTTTGTTTTAGAGAAATGTATTAGGTTAATTGTTGTATATCAAATGTCCAATTTTGTGtacccaatgtattctatcttgaaatttcaagtttctcgattgtattacggtaaaaattatggtcattcacgtttttcatttacaagattgtcatcTTGGTTTTGCAGTTCTCacataggtcgaaaataatataacagtggtttaaaattattctaatgCCTTTACCGtgtcgaattacacctactcgtttttgttgtgaacgcataaaatccgctgtcatcatctttaaaatttcaaaaaatccaGAACCGGTTGTGATACGTTTAGCGTTAAGAATTTGTACCTCGAAGTTTTGTATTTGaactggaaaaaattaaacatctcttcctcttccgatctagaatatttccaatacctatgatttttgaaattttatggatatgaaattgttataatatCTCGGAcagtacctaaatgtttagtaattgattagataccgatatacttaataatgtaaacaatatttcgaataatagcATTTcatgatcgaaacgttttacaTGTAAGAGTTGCGTTctcaaatcggacatttcatatgcacctaACCTAACATACATGTACAGGTTATGTACCTTTATGTACTTGCAGCTCATTTTGATTTGacatgttttattatttttattttcttctctttttcgtTCTTGACTTTTTCACGTACCTGGTgttcattttctactttttcgAAGTTCGTTATGGGGTATAATTTTGCTTTGCGCGGAACCACATAGAATTCCAGGATAACAGCTTCAGCTGTTATTGACGTTAATTGCCGGTACCGGTTTAGGTTCCTCGTAAAAAGTACAACAGTCTTCTTTGTTCGTTTACTTTGTTCTCTGGACATGGGGTATTATCCATTTATGTTAGGATGTTGTACTTCGTACCGGTAAAATCTGCACGCGAAGTATGCCAacgtaatacatatacatatttatgtatatGAAGTGCAGAGACTACGATGAAGACGTTGGAATGACCGATAAAAAACGCAAATCAATTCAGGAAAAGATAGTTTTCGAACTCGATGTACAGGATCTTAGCTCTAagcaaatcagaataactttttatgaatggaccaaacgtcttcaatttttctgtaaggctagaagaattagtttagcaaaTAAGGTCTAAtaaattcattgaaaaaatgcatttggtcggaatcgtgaaaaacaatagtaaaatcaatttttacaactttttttagctgggccaataacgagaaTTTCAAAGATgcgttttgtaaactcgtataaattatatacgttctgaaaatttcattgaaatcggttaattggtttacgagttataaacgatcgaaagtggtaaaaatggcagttgtatgaaaaattgccatttttaccactttcgatcgtgtataactcgtaaaccaattaaccaatttcaatgaaattttcggggcgtatatgtataatttataggagTTGATCGAACAcaccttttaaattttcgttattggtccagctaaaaaagtcgtaaaaatcaatttttatatagaaCTATTTTCTTGAGAAATTGTTTAGTATACTTTTCTTTTAGTATATAGTATATAGTTTAGCACTTTTAGTTTAGTATATAGTATATATGTAGTCGGTTTACGAATCAATTACATAATTATCCGCGGTATAGTTATCGCGCATGTACACATTAATAAATCTTACGTAGATTCGACGTTCTTAATTAGTTGCAAGTGTGCCGATCGTCACGTGGTACATACATACTTGCCTAGAGAGAATAAGTTGACATAATGTTTCAATCATTTTCATATCACAGACACTTAATTAAGTACTATGACGTTATCACAGACGCGCGATCTCAAAGACCggtaatattaattttacaattcACACATTACGAAAATATTTCTTCAGTTCGATTTTCGTTTATTTTATGTATGTCAATCTTATTATGTAATGTAACATTAAAATGTTACTACGATAACACGAATTTGCATCGTATACTTCCCCAAGTTCATGATCGAGCAGTAGAAAAATAAACGTTACAAAACTTTTGCATAGTAATTTCATGACCGagcaattgaaaaaatttcctaaaaaaaaagttaaaccggtttcgaaaaaacgcactaaacaaatgcactgaaaagtatgaaataatctcGATTAAATTTATGTGaacacacacgaacttaaatacaatacaatcttttcggaggcggcgcaaaagtttcgtcctgattggtccatccatctcggcgtaatcggtgaacatacgtagaaaaaaaattgagtaacctcctcctttttcgaagtcggttaaaaaaaataagttgaaCGTACCGATTAACAATCGCGTTTAAACGTGTTGATTGTTAACGATATGTACGACGATGAGTATGACCTCTAACTGTCGCTACGTACTAACCATATGGGTCGTCTCCATCAAAGTCTACAATGTCGATTTATGTATCTGCTAAGTGCTAATAGAAAGCGCCGAACCTACTTCGTCTCTTTGACAGATCCGTCACGAGTAGAATACGTATCTTTTTACAATCGAAATAGAGATTTAAGCCCTTTCGAGTGGTggtattattcaaaatatttgttgcattattaaatttgtatttaatacgttacaaaacgtatttcatATTTCAATGAACTGCTGAAAACATTGTATGTACCAGGTATATTCGTATCTGGTCAAtttatattgtacatatattatatggtatactatactatactttATACTACTACTTTGTATGTATTTACTTTATACTACTACTTTATACTTGTACATACACTTTATACATACTACTTTATACTATACTCTGTACTCTAATGTGGTATACATACCTATACCACATTcgataaaactaagaaaatcatataaaacggAAATATTTCAGACCGAAAGAAAAATTCGTTTTTCgagttagaatagctccgactgcaaaggtttAATATTCTTTACCAATACAGCAATTTTCGACACGATTGCTGCTTTAGTCCGTTACTGATTACAGATTCGTTTTTAGTAACGAAGTAGAATCATCTTGTTTAATAAAGAAGTAGAATCATCTTGTTTAATAAAGAAGTAGAATCATCTTGTTTAATAATGAAGTAGAATCATCTTGTATGcatgtatgtataatgtatacagTATTTATTTGGTTCGTCTGCCATTAAATGATCGTGACACAGCAACTACatacattgtatatgtataaaacgaTTATCGTACACGTCACTTCGTTAACACTTACACGTAGAACAAAGTCCCGATTACAATGTTACAGCGACAGATAACATTATCGACATCGTTACACTTTGTATGTACAGCTCTGCAGCACCAATAAGCCGTTGTTGTTTGAAAACCGTAAAAGTATGTCGCGATAAACCTGAACAAGCAAAGTCCAATGTATATTCTTATGTGTACCTATTGACACTTTAGTTATTGTAGTATCATTTATCCGATTCAGTTGATGTACAAATGACTTGTGCTTTTTTCCAGCACCGAAAGCGATCTGAAGGTACCTGTTTTACCCGAGACGAATTGGGGATCGAAAAAGGATGGGGAAGTATCCACCGAAATACGGCCTTTTACCATCGATGTGCCGAGCAAGGTGAGTTAAAGCAAAATGAATGGTGCTGATTATTTAGTATTCTTTTGCGTCATActtgaaaatttgtttaattgtaCACGCGAAGGTTATAGAGGACTTGAAACACCGGCTCGCGACCAGAAGACCGTACACTAAACCGCTCGAAGACGCGGCATGGACTTATGGTATGTCGACCACGCACCTCAACACAATCTTGGACTATTGGAAGGACAAGTATAACTGGACAGAAAGACAAGCACTGCTGAACAAGTATCCGCAATTCAAAACTAATATTCAAGGTAAGCTAAtcgctagacagcggatctttatgcaaaattaatgtgccAAATATGCACAAACACGATATGCATAACACgtcttacgatattattgtaattatttcaGAATAAAATACTTTCTCTCTCAGAACAGCACATATACATAGCTGctataattttcaatctttcaaTTCGTGTGTTGTTGAAACTACAGTTTTATACTAATATCAACATTCTGAACTTCAGGTTTGGATATCCACTTTTACCATGTCCGGCCTACGAATCTACCAAAGAATAAGAACATAAAGGTGCTGCCTTTATTGATGATGCACGGGTGGCCCGGATCAATCGTCGAGTTCCAAAAGATAATACCCATGCTAACAACTCCCTCGGCCGATCGTGACTTTGTGTTTGAGCTGATTATGCCATCTCTTCCTGGATATGGATTCTCTGAGGGAGCAGTTCGCCCAGGACTGTCTAGTGCACATGTAATTTTTCGACCTACGCGTAAACTCGAATGCAAGTTTCATCATTTTTCTAATACAAAATCGTCTTTTTATATCAGGTTGCAGTTATATTTAAGAATCTAATGCAGAGGCTCAAGTTTGACAAGTTTTACGTACAAGGAGGAGATTGGGGCGCTCACATTGCCGCTAACATGGCTACTCTTTTCCCCGAAAAGTTAGTGAACTTTCACGCGATTCGCAAGGAAAACGATTGACAGAGATGTTTATTCAATTCTTTTTACAGGATCATCGCTCTGCACAGCAACATGTGTTCTTTGTCGACTGGAAGCTCTTTGTTTTGGTCGATTGTGGGTACCTATTTCCCGTTTTTGGTGAACGTAGATAGCGAACATTACAATAAATATTACCCTCTAAGCACCGCCCTGTCGACACTTATTGAAGAGACCGGATATTTCCACTTACAAGCTACGAAACCGGACACGATCGGTACATTTTTCTCTTTTGTGTAATGTTACGCAGTACAGTGTTTTCTCGATAATTCTTCTataatatatttgtaattgTCTATATCAGGAGCGGCTCTGTCGAGTTCTCCGGATGGTCTAGCAGTatatattttggaaaaattcagCACGTGGACAAACAAAGGCTACAGACGACGAAACGACGGTGGCTTATTAGAGAAGCACTCGCTCGACGAACTTTTAGACAACATAATGGTATACTGGGTGACGAATAGCATTACTACCAGCATGCGTCTTTACGCGGAGACTTTAAGTTCAGCAAACAGAGCCACAAAAATTGAACAGTAAGTTTATAATTTAGGTGttacaaatatataatattacgtCACCGATTAATGTTTCGAATATTCTTTTCAGTCATCCAATAAAGGTACCTACAGCTTGCGCTGCTTTCCCTAACGAAATTCTCTTGGTGCCTGAGAGCATACTTAAAGAAAGATACGCCAATATAATTCAATATCACCACATGGCGCGTGGAGGACACTTCGCAGCTTTCGAGGAGCCGGAACTTTTAGCCAACGACATTTTCACTTTTATAAAGAAACTCAGAAGCATTAAGAGTAGTACATAAAAACAAATCACTGTGATCGTTATTGATACAAAATATAAGGAAAGCATCATTTACATTTTAATACGTGTACATTTCCTATACAGTTTTTCACATATGTATCTCTTACATTTATTTCATACGACGAAGTATATAAAAGCACAAAGGAGCTTCGTCGTTCTTTATCCCCATTTATATACAGTCTTTTCGCCAGCGATAAACTTGATCCACTATGCAATAATACGTTTAACGTTAAGCACTGCTAGCACCAGATTTTTCCACACTCTCTAACAACGTCTGCAAATTCGTCTCGAACAATTCACACCTGATCGGCATCTCCAACGAATAGAATGGATTCTTCAGAGCGTAGTCTGCGTACAATTCGAATACTCTTTTCAATAGAATTTCTATTCCGCTTTGCGTGGACTCTGCCACAACGATGAACTTAATACCGGTTAACGTCTGGTAACAATGAAGCCTAAACGTGTCTCCTTCTAAAATTTCGATCCCGGAACAACGTGGTTCGGGGCTGAGTTGACTAGCGATTGCAAATAGAGGATAAAACATTGACGCTAAGAAAATCTTCTCGTTCGTGGTCATCCTAGCACGACTGAACCTAAGCGATAACGGATAACACTCTGGATGCTCCAACAAATCAAACACGTCTTTCCCATTCTCTAGTTCTCTTCCTATTACCGGGCTGCCGTTCACTGCAGTCAGAACGTGACCCACTGCAATAAGTCGATCGTTATTTATGTATTACATCAGGCCTGGGTAATGCTGGCTCGAGGAACAGACGCTGGCTCGAGTCACAGATGCTGGCTCGCGAGGAACAGACGCGGCTGCTTCTCCTCTTCGCCTGCTTAGGGAGTCAGCTACGAGCCCCACGATGCTGCGCCAGCAGGTTACTCGCTTTCAATTCATTCTTCAGGCTCTGAGAATTCTTTACCAGTACCCGAATCATCGCTATCGTAAAAATTAAAGGAATTGGTAAACGTCATCGATGTCGGTTCGAACAAGAGCCTTATGTACATGTACACGCGTACGTAGTAGCAGTGAGTAACTTGCCAGTGCAACATTGTGGGCAGAAATGTGATCAAGTTCCTCgtaaacaggttcgaactttgatcgaTTGAAATCAGCCAGCATTGCCCAGGCCTGTATTACATTATAACTTggcagtggatctttatgcaaaataataattttctagaGCCGAATTTCAACAATCTAAAGggtaatagacatttattttctttcttaaaatgtttaataagttgaaaataatataacagtattttaaaattcttctaatgtatttgccgttttaaattacacccactcgtTTTTATCAtacagatgcataaaatccgctatctaatTATAACGATATCTCGTgtaaaataactaaataaaatatttctgtatTTTGCTTACCATTAATTCCGTCCCTCTGACCGAACGATACCACAATCTTTTTGTTTTCGTAATTCAGTTTTAGATCCAGCGGGTAATTGAAGACCTTCTCATTTTCAATTCGTGGAACGTTGTGGTCATGATTAAAAATCAATCCGCCCGATTTTGACACGATATAGACACCGTATATGACCATACTTGAACGATTTTTGATTAGACTtcagtattttatttgattacgAACTTAGTTGAGTGTTGAGAATTAGTTGAGTGACAATGCTTTCATTTGCACGAACACCATTTTCTTGAAGGTTATGTTGCGATCACAGTTCAAAGTATTCTCTCTGGTTCAAGCAGCGAAACTGTACTTACTAAGTACATACTGTAGTAGCATTCTAGTATCAACCAAACGAACTTGGTATTTAATACTTTTAGTTCATCATTGTAAATTTAAATTAAGCTGTCGCGTACCAGTGCCTTCACTTGCACGAGCACCGTTAAATGTCAACTGATGTCAActttctttgaggttatgttGTGATCACAGTTCAACGTATTCTCTCTGGTTCAAGTTCAACTAGTTCAAGCAACGAAACTGTATTACTGTATTTATATAGTAGCGTTCTAGTTTACTATGTATGTGTGTGCTGCTTTTGACAATATCATAACAAAAAGTTAATACTTCGTGCCATGGAAAGAAATCTCGATTTTTCCCATACTATCTATAAAAATGATCCTTTATTGTTTAAGAGCTACGTTGGCAAAGAGATAAGGATTTTAAATAAAGATGATTCTACGGTTTCTGGAATTGTTTACACCGTCGATCCTGTATCGGAAAGGTTAGTATTCTAAATGTGTGTTTCTGCTAAATAGACGTGTGCGTACCAAGCTCTCTTCTATTTTATTCGAAGTTATAAATATGTGcacttttcaaaataaaatattcaatatatatattgtctTGTAGACGtaaatttttcctttgaaaaaggttcaaaactgaaccgaatcgttaggaaagaagaaaagtttattgcaaaattgctagatttactaagtgatcgaaacgatagcttaaatatttaacatttacgatcgataatcgggattatttgaaaatattctatttgttTTAGAAACaggtttaaaatattatttctcaaAAtatgatgtacagggtgtataaaacaTAAGTATACAGTCATACAGAGATTTGTAAAAAAGTCTCTGCAAAAATGACCTTGATTTTCATGGTCAACATTTTCTCCATTGGAGCAACCATATAGATCGCAAATGAACCGATctcttaaaaattttatttgaattgtaGAATAACGATTATATTTCGAATAGTATTTGAGAtattttttccccaaaattttaaccaGCTCTCAATTTTATACAATCCAATATTTTctggtcagagttgggcaaaaatttaatcaatgattgacgattaacttcatcaatcgattgaatcaatcgtcgatttctcGAAGactcctttttttaatcgtacacattaatcaatcaatcatgattaaaattttaatcgattaatgcccaactctgtttctGGTTCTCTCATACTTCTAATATCTGTGTGCAGGACTGGTATTTTTTTGTtacttttctaataatttgtgaTCTACTTTTAGCATTGTCCTGTTACAAGGATGTCTACGAAACGATATAAAACTCGTCTTCGGACATGTTATAAAGAGTGTAGAAGTTTGCTCGGACGAATTACACGAATTACCAGAATTATTTATGAACCCACCAACATGTCTTCTCCAATCAACTCTGGATGAACGGAAGAATGCAGTGATTAAAATGCTCCGTGAAAACAGGTTCCCTATcaaggaaaaagaaaatattttaatgatcGAAGATGTTCTCTCCATAAAGCCACCTTACAAGCCTGACGATTGTATATCCGCGAACAGTATTATCTTAGGAAGAATACAGAGTCTATTATCTTGTGTAGAaacttaatattttcaatatacgatataaaatataagCAATTTAGAAAGTTGTACTTGTTAGATTCGGCGAGAACCGAAGAAAAATTGcccaaattcattttttaaccaCGATACGAGAACGGAATAATAATATTCCCAAAATAGCATATTACTTTATGAAAATGAATGACAACGCATGAAAGTTTATGTGTCATCGATTGATCTCTATTTTTGACGTTTGGAAATATTCACGTCATTAAAAGACAGTGCATATATTCGgttgaaaaaataatttcaatctAGATTTGTATTGTTCATTAAAATAAGCTCAAATACAACATCTTATaatattattgtaattatttcgGAATAAAATACTTTCTCTCGTGAAGCAttcgttgatgtaaaaaaatattctcGCGTGTGTACATATAATAAATCCTAAAACAGGAAACGATGACTCTTTCACAATAAATGAAATACATTGGTTGATTTTAGTTACATTATGttaattcaataaaaaaatacatgaaGTTACCTCTCTAAATGTCTACACGCGCTTCGATATTTGTTTCTAAATAAATTACGGGTTACTTAAAATATGCTAATCAATCATGAATTGTAGAAGAAAATGTTAGCAATTATTTTATAAGTGTGCCAAAGAATCACTTGCTGAATAACATACGCGTTTTATACTTAGATTTCCTGCTGTCGCAACTATAGTTATAtctgaaaatttcttttcggTACAGCATGTATTCAAAAAGTCGGTTTAAATAGCGAATGCTTTTCCCTAACTGGTTCAAGTACTAATCTGTAACTATTCACGCTACGGTCAAAGTTCTTAATCGTTTTATTGAGAAATGCTATCTacacaaaatagaaatttctgcAAAGTTCTCCGTTACTGCACCCCGGCTCCTCGTTATTGCTTAACACGTTATTCGCCAAGTGGTTTCAAAGAATATTTTGGATATAGAAATGGCGTTTAACGTGTTAATGCTTTTGTCGCACGAAAGACTGCATCGATATAAGTAGCAGAGTATGAGATAAATGCAATTGCGGTATTGAATCAGTGCAATAAAATACAGCCAGGGACAAATTTAAGTGGACatctttttattcaataaattactgaacgtgtttaatattttaataaattgctgaatgtattgtacgaggtattatatcagttttatatcgataaatTTAATTGAAGCTTCTAGTACAAAGGATTAAAaacttataatttttaaaaaattgtaccaaacgacttgagttttttttagatattagaaggattagtttatagtccagtcaacgagaAGTAGTAGAAACGGGAACGCGATTAAAACCCCGC comes from Lasioglossum baleicum chromosome 19, iyLasBale1, whole genome shotgun sequence and encodes:
- the LOC143218407 gene encoding juvenile hormone epoxide hydrolase 1, with the translated sequence MYSSAAPISRCCLKTVKVCRDKPEQAKSNVYSYVTESDLKVPVLPETNWGSKKDGEVSTEIRPFTIDVPSKVIEDLKHRLATRRPYTKPLEDAAWTYGMSTTHLNTILDYWKDKYNWTERQALLNKYPQFKTNIQGLDIHFYHVRPTNLPKNKNIKVLPLLMMHGWPGSIVEFQKIIPMLTTPSADRDFVFELIMPSLPGYGFSEGAVRPGLSSAHVAVIFKNLMQRLKFDKFYVQGGDWGAHIAANMATLFPEKIIALHSNMCSLSTGSSLFWSIVGTYFPFLVNVDSEHYNKYYPLSTALSTLIEETGYFHLQATKPDTIGAALSSSPDGLAVYILEKFSTWTNKGYRRRNDGGLLEKHSLDELLDNIMVYWVTNSITTSMRLYAETLSSANRATKIEHHPIKVPTACAAFPNEILLVPESILKERYANIIQYHHMARGGHFAAFEEPELLANDIFTFIKKLRSIKSST
- the LOC143218414 gene encoding gem-associated protein 6; this translates as MERNLDFSHTIYKNDPLLFKSYVGKEIRILNKDDSTVSGIVYTVDPVSESIVLLQGCLRNDIKLVFGHVIKSVEVCSDELHELPELFMNPPTCLLQSTLDERKNAVIKMLRENRFPIKEKENILMIEDVLSIKPPYKPDDCISANSIILGRIQSLLSCVET
- the Trs23 gene encoding trafficking protein particle complex subunit 4-like protein Trs23 yields the protein MVIYGVYIVSKSGGLIFNHDHNVPRIENEKVFNYPLDLKLNYENKKIVVSFGQRDGINVGHVLTAVNGSPVIGRELENGKDVFDLLEHPECYPLSLRFSRARMTTNEKIFLASMFYPLFAIASQLSPEPRCSGIEILEGDTFRLHCYQTLTGIKFIVVAESTQSGIEILLKRVFELYADYALKNPFYSLEMPIRCELFETNLQTLLESVEKSGASSA